A stretch of Chionomys nivalis chromosome 2, mChiNiv1.1, whole genome shotgun sequence DNA encodes these proteins:
- the LOC130870559 gene encoding vomeronasal type-1 receptor 90-like, with the protein MSPSNTILRGFLVSQLCVGVIGNSLLFMLYVYSFLVRSRFSRPINPIFMHLVVVNMLTVIFAMISYIMSSFGVRHFLDDAGCKAVLYVFRVTRGLSICTTSILSTFQAITIIPSNSKWAWLKPKLSTWTCCSFLFSWLINLLIYVHVIETVVAKINYTDVGDGYYHVYCEIRLSDSRTKELFLGVIITGDVLFMIIMMLTSFYMVTLLYKHRKGAQYLRSQSLSSQQSPELRATHSILLMMSCFVIFYWLNNFITLYGFYSHERIPTLGIIVVIVSSFYPTLCPFLLMSNNKIISQFIYSLSILRITCFQRAFGG; encoded by the coding sequence ATGTCTCCAAGCAACACCATCTTGCGGGGGTTCCTCGTATCCCAGCTTTGTGTGGGTGTCATAGGGAACTCACTGCTCTTCATGCTGTATGTGTACAGCTTCTTAGTCAGATCCCGCTTTAGCAGACCTATCAATCCCATTTTCATGCACCTGGTGGTTGTCAACATGTTGACAGTCATATTTGCTATGATATCATATATCATGTCATCCTTTGGAGTCAGACACTTTCTGGATGATGCCGGCTGTAAGGCAGTTTTATATGTGTTCAGAGTCACCCGGGGTTTGTCCATCTGCACTACCTCCATTCTAAGCACGTTCCAAGCCATCACCATCATTCCCAGTAACTCTAAGTGGGCATGGCTTAAGCCTAAACTCTCTACATGGACTTGTTGCTCCTTCCTGTTTTCCTGGCTCATCAACTTGCTCATATATGTGCACGTCATTGAGACTGTGGTAGCAAAAATCAATTACACTGATGTTGGTGATGGATATTATCATGTTTACTGTGAAATAAGACTAAGCGATTCCCGCACTAAGGAATTATTCCTGGGTGTTATCATAACAGGAGACGTTCTCTTTATGATCATCATGATGTTGACCAGTTTCTACATGGTGACTCTCCTTTACAAACATCGCAAGGGAGCCCAGTATCTCCGTAGCCAAAGCCTCTCCAGCCAGCAATCTCCTGAGCTCAGAGCCACTCACAGCATCTTGCTGATGATGAGCTGTTTTGTGATCTTTTACTGGTTGAACAATTTCATCACCCTTTATGGGTTTTATTCACATGAAAGAATACCAACATTGGGGATAATTGTTGTAATTGTGTCGTCGTTCTACCCCACTCTCTGCCCATTTCTACTAAtgagcaataataaaataatttcccagtttatttattctttatcaatacTGAGAATTACCTGTTTTCAAAGAGCATTTGGTGGATGA